A stretch of Carya illinoinensis cultivar Pawnee chromosome 14, C.illinoinensisPawnee_v1, whole genome shotgun sequence DNA encodes these proteins:
- the LOC122293740 gene encoding uncharacterized protein LOC122293740, whose amino-acid sequence MNLACRKIVKDYYCPVCKIHKETVSHALWSCGGAMDVWAENASPVQKWVSNEREMQELWADWCEKLSINDLELMFKQVQQQSHKNQDAGIRRRRSCRWKAPAKDQVKVNWDATLNIKEGRMGIGVVIRDENGDVMVSLCSQKRNVQDPLVAELQALRQAMKLCANLNITEVIFEGDALKVVRAVNNPESSWEWYGQVVKDIKEVLRNRTSWKVIHAYRESNCVAHFLAKFSFTVNEDRIWMEEGPEGMQFYVLKDKNVVTEVE is encoded by the exons ATGAACTTGGCTTGTAGAAAGATTGTAAAGGATTACTACTGCCCAGTCTGTAAAATTCATAAGGAGACGGTATCTCATGCTTTATGGAGTTGTGGAGGAGCCATGGATGTTTGGGCAGAAAATGCTAGTCCTGTACAGAAATGGGtttcaaatgaaagggagaTGCAAGAGTTGTGGGCAGATTGGTGTGAAAAGCTGAGTATAAATGATCTAGAGTTGATG TTTAAACAAGTTCAACAGCAGAGTCATAAGAATCAAGATGCAGGTATAAGAAGGAGGAGATCTTGTAGATGGAAGGCTCCTGCAAAAGACCAAGTTaaagtaaattgggatgctACACTGAATATTAAGGAAGGAAGGATGGGGATTGGTGTAGTGATAAGGGATGAGAATGGGGATGTGATGGTTTCATTATGCTCACAGAAAAGGAATGTGCAAGATCCTTTAGTGGCTGAACTACAAGCCTTAAGACAAGCTATGAAACTATGTGCAAACTTGAATATAACAGAAGTGATATTCGAAGGAGATGCTTTGAAAGTGGTAAGAGCAGTAAACAATCCTGAGTCAAGCTGGGAATGGTATGGTCAGGTAGTTAAAGATATCAAGGAGGTGCTGAGAAATAGGACTAGTTGGAAGGTTATACATGCATATAGAGAGAGCAACTGTGTAGCTCATTTTCttgcaaaattttcttttactgtAAATGAGGATAGAATATGGATGGAAGAGGGTCCGGAAGGTATGCAATTTTATGTACTGAAGGACAAAAATGTTGTTACTGAAGTTGAATGA